In one Silene latifolia isolate original U9 population chromosome 10, ASM4854445v1, whole genome shotgun sequence genomic region, the following are encoded:
- the LOC141605170 gene encoding uncharacterized protein LOC141605170: MATMTDTDEGGYSTTQPRPRLSCTPCFDALWFCYSPVHQLQQYYRLGVLDNCSQKWSSLYDCLKLKTKSSSEQQEILKARESEKHHIWSFRTPEESAAQWQEWYEHLDNPE; this comes from the exons ATGGCGACGATGACTGACACTGATGAAGGAGGATACTCTACAACGCAGCCACGCCCACGATTATCATGCACCCCTTGCTTTGACGCCCTCTGGTTTTGCTACT CCCCAGTTCATCAACTGCAACAATATTATCGGCTTGGTGTTCTTGATAATTGCTCCCAGAAGTGGAGTAGTCTATATGACTGCTTAAAGTTAAAAACTAAGAGTTCTTCGGAGCAACAG GAAATCTTGAAAGCTCGAGAGAGTGAAAAACACCATATATGGTCTTTCCGAACACCTGAAGAATCAGCTGCTCAGTGGCAAGAGTGGTATGAACATTTGGATAACCCCGAGTAA